The following proteins are co-located in the Hypomesus transpacificus isolate Combined female chromosome 23, fHypTra1, whole genome shotgun sequence genome:
- the ranbp2 gene encoding E3 SUMO-protein ligase RanBP2, producing MRRSKAEVDRYISSVQNSSPSLKERPIKGFLFAKLYSEAKEYELAKRHVSEYLKVQERDPKAHKFLGQLYEREGDINKAVGCYKRSVDMNPAQKDLVLKVAELLCSKAEDDSRAEFWVEKASKMLPGNPAVFNLKERLLSRRGQQGWNQLFDLLQAELAVRPSDAHVNMKLVQLYTSDGRQEEAVRHCLSTEKKGLLRHNLDWYTTVVHTLQEYLYQPSVMSNEKMCRQLQKELLLAHSNLLRLTLSGKGVQPSVDALRSFDCAMHALNKTTGGVTDELSEMFSEMRGHLYLHAGTLLLKMAQEKLQQWRTVVDLAGLCYLLAYQVPRPKARVSKGDQSVPSPLELLSNERQSQSGHMLLNLRTDTHTFVREVVETFGNRSGQGCLFELLFGPQAPAGASFIGNDDIRSINTQGPDLADLEKWDKESILLHGGDLQQLCWLGLQWSFLGQSPPLGQWLRQLFPRLTLETSKLDTNTPESICLLDLEVFLCGVVFCSHTQLQENARISSSGQQQLLKEPRCLPPPLLLLLSTDRQREWWDAVYSLIHQQTAPGMSAKLRVIVQYGLSTLRAGEKHGLQPALPIHWAQHLSQTGVGVNSYYEQNEYIGRSVHYWHVVLPLLDKIKRRRSIPEPLQPLFMHFPSRDIQVSEVKSYEEEARIAFATHLDIEGKTEEAVASLESINNISSNWHLAQIFQRLSEEACNGVEETQDRCITYLRKFKTYLSKIYNANADDMDKLPVSMEEVMDLLNDVNQQLRDSGEAMGEEDMNGCPALSSPSQFTETVATISHTKLSPSPSKGIVSPSKRHQISPKAPPPWVEDQKALIQKLCQQVEALKNEVHDLRLNSSENVASPHHRMYGDSYGAEGLQENYPPAQTFHGAPLTVSTTGPSVYYNQSPAYNSQYLLRTAANVTPTKAPMYGINCLPPQQRMYTYQQPTHTPPLQTTPACIYPPQDQVFGAPLRFESPATSLLSPYSEEYYGHGVTQPTTNPPLPEPGYFTKPSTVPPQPPKSIEGKPMDFGKISFGQQAPAETPKVPSFGAGIVAQSTPSASFKFNSNFKSNDGDFTFTSQAKNSESLLGLLTSDLPAKTDATPENKQPAIEQPGSQGGIFTFGSKATAGFSFTDAAQGSTGLFGKTEQPFSFTNVATPAFGLPSAAQEEKAAESDNESAHAEEDEDGPHFEPIVPLPDKVDVKTGEEEEEEMFCNRAKLFRFDADTKEWKERGLGSLKILKHTTSGKVRLLMRREQVLKICANHYITADMLLKPNAGSDKSWVWNAVDYAEEVPKPEQLAVRFKTADEATLFQIKFEEAQKIVPTSPEKHEPFEKKEASLKPPAPQATSLAFQFAKKDGEWDCNVCCVRNAAAAIQCVACQSANPNAPSKSDSNSANEAKALTGGVASVGGFTFGFAADSSKAASSSSSKGFGAIGCSMRSSFFRTGSSPTPATLGSQFVKKLGQWDCDTCAVTNEASANSCVCCQTPNPSAKPSPSAPTASFGSGFGAQFVKKSGQWDCDTCAVRNEASANSCVSCQTPNPSAKPSPSAPTASFGSGFGAQFVKKSGQWDCDTCAVRNEASANSCVSCQTPNPSLKPAAAVTSTKSSAQPLVSGFGAQFNKKDGQWDCDTCAVRNEASTNTCVSCQTLNPSIKSTEVAPAPSKLSASGFGSASGFGSAFSKKDGQWDCDACLVRNDVSASHCVSCQTANPNPSLAAMFAKKESQWDCDACLVRNEASASQCVSCQTPNPNAKTTVLAPSSSSFSFSFGTKSSSSQLAETGFKTAFTSANAFKFGSSKDKSSPASFKFEAPPSTEDNPPTAAGFSFTMPVPAGGFKFGTQETPAADATSLGSGSASMFLKNIAEQHREKEKESVVPISASEALVDKTNQDENPLFTGKPNTFTFADLSKSSQGDFQFGQTDPNFRGFVRAGEPLFTSVRPGQRPESSADQDEEDMYKTEENDDIQFEPVVQMPDKVDLVTGEEDEQALYSQRVKLFRFDPTTSQWKERGVGLLKFLKNASNGRLRVLMRREQVLKVCANHWITTTMNLKPLAGSDKAWMWLANDFSDGDARLEQLAAKFKTPELAEEFKLKFEECQRLLLDIPLQTPHKLVDTGRTAHLIKKAEEMKSGLKDLKSFLTDDKTKIKDNASQAGDTTASNISSLVIKPHADSTGPTLEWDNYDLREEALDDSVDTSAYASPIASSPIRKNLFRFGEPTPGFSFCFQPVVSPSKSPTKLNQSGASVGTDDENDVTQEEERDGQYFEPVVPLPDLINTSTGEENEQVLFSHRAKLYRYDKDLKQWKERGIGDLKLLQNYDTKRVRLVMRRDQVLKICANHWINSTMKLEPMKGAEKAWVWSAIDFTEGEGKVEQLAVRFKLQDVANSFRDVFDEAKDAQEKEMLVTPVMATEATPHETATGTTTPLCGKAAISVLEEATRERTELPPETFHTPDSKSSTAPPHSLLNLPKTVVSPPKFVFGTHTLQKIFGSPTSSSETEGSSASSKPRDSGPDPPTSSATPAFKIPEKGLDFRLFKDNPMAFWTCTSSTQSEPPVPPQDERSSVESDPEVVYVREPTPEQAALARELLLPLTFFCYQNEPGYISDDQPDDEDFEMAVKALNGRLYPDPLQRISTISSSQVEASGVDTDCEVVWEKKPTLDEEQRAKCLLLPPTFFCGVASDSEADKDKPEDFETEVRKAHDALNAQRSTDAALSSQTPGQMASSKEAETSTTEEQIPAQIRASSSSPIDLSTKKTEENPEAHTSPAPAVSPPAPAVSPPAPAVSPPAPAAPAVSPPAPAVSPPAPAVSPHLLAESTFAPAVSALAPAFSAPAPSNYSSAAADSTTVSTNFTTTTITEDASSFGFKTDVGGFSFADLAQNTGEYAFGQSDSNFSWTGAGATVFGAAPPPKKDGEEAGSDEDDAADNADIHFEPIVSLPEVETKSGEEDEEILFKERTKLYRWDRDLNQWKERGVGDIKILYHPEKRFYRVLMRREQVLRVCANHTISLAMDLKPMNTSAQALVWTATDHAEGEGKVEQLAAKFKTPELAESFRKTFTECQSRMGQSDSLAMTSPQMSRAQEHSRESNPRVYLTITADTEALGTVVIELFSHIVPKTAENFRILCTGQKGFGLRDSIFHRVVPDFMCQGGDITSQDGTGGKSIYGGKFEDENFDVRHTGPGLLSMANRGRDTNNSQFFITLKKAEHLDFKHVAFGFVQEGMETVRQMGELGTKTGKPTKKIVITQCGQL from the exons ACTGCTATTGGCCCACAGTAACCTGCTGAGACTCACTCTGTCTGGGAAAGGAGTGCAGCCGAGTGTGGATGCCCTGAgaag ttttgaCTGTGCCATGCATGCCCTGAATAAGACAACGGGCGGTGTGACAGACGAGCTGAGTGAGATGTTTTCAGAAATGAGGGGGCATCTTTACCTGCATGCTGGCACTCTACTGCTGAAGATGGCACAGGAGAAACTGCAACAGTGGAGGACTGTGGTCGATCTGGCTGGACTGTGCTACCTACTAGCATATCAG GTCCCCAGACCAAAGGCCAGGGTGTCTAAAGGTGACCAGTCTGTCCCTTCGCCCCTCGAGCTTCTTTCCAACGAGAGGCAGAGCCAATCAGGACACATGCTGCTTAACCTCAGGACTGACACGCACACGTTTGTCAGAGAG gtGGTGGAGACGTTTGGGAACCGCAGTGGGCAGGGATGTCTGTTTGAGCTGCTGTTTGGCCCCCAGGCTCCTGCCGGGGCATCCTTCATTGGCAACGACGACATCCGCTCCATCAACACCCAGGGCCCAGACTTGGCAGACCTAGAGAAATGGGACAAGG AATCCATCTTGCTGCATGGAGGGGACCTGCAGCAGTTGTGCTGGCTGGGCCTGCAGTGGTCTTTCCTGGGCCAGAGCCCGCCCCTCGGGCAATGGCTTAGGCAGCTGTTCCCCAGACTCACCCTGGAGACTTCCAAATTGGACACCAACACACCTGAGTCCATCTGCCTGCTGGACCTGGAG GTGTTCCTTTGCGGTGTGGTGTTCTGCAGTCACACCCAGTTGCAGGAGAACGCCAGGATCAGCTCTTCAGGCCAGCAGCAGCTGCTCAAAGAGCCTCGCTGTctacccccgcccctcctcctcctgctctccacgGACAGGCAGAGGGAATGGTGGGACGCAGTCTACAGCCTCATCCACCAGCAGACCGC GCCTGGTATGTCAGCCAAACTAAGGGTGATTGTGCAGTATGGCTTGAGCACCCTGAGAGCTGGAGAGAAACACGGTCTTCAACCCGCCCTGCCCATACATTGGGCTCAGCACCTCAGCCAGACg GGCGTCGGGGTGAACTCCTACTATGAGCAGAACGAGTACATAGGACGCAGTGTCCACTACTGGCACGTGGTGCTCCCACTGCTGGACAAGATCAAGCGGAGACGCAGCATCCCTGAGCCCCTGCAGCCTCTCTTCATGCACTTCCCCTCCAGGGACATACAG gtctcgGAAGTTAAGAGCTATGAGGAAGAGGCCAGGATAGCGTTTGCCACGCACTTGGACATTGAGGGTAAAACGGAGGAGGCCGTCGCTAGTCTGGAGAGCATCAATAACATCTCGTCCAACTGGCACCTGGCTCAG ATCTTCCAACGCCTGTCAGAAGAGGCTTGTAATGGAGTAGAAGAGACCCAGGATAGGTGCATCACGTACCTCAGGAAGTTCAAGACCTACCTATCCAAGATCTACAACGCCAATGCAGATGACATGGATAAG cTGCCAGTTTCGATGGAGGAAGTGATGGATCTCCTGAACGATGTGAACCAACAGCTGCGGGACAGCGGAGAGGCCATGGGTGAAGAGGACATGAATGGATGTCCAGCCCTCTCCAGTCCCAGTCAGTTCACAGAGACTGTTGCCACCATCTCTCACACTAAGTTGTCACCCTCCCCCAGTAAAGGGATCGTGTCACCTTCCAAGAGACACCAG ATATCACCCAAGGCACCACCCCCTTGGGTAGAAGACCAGAAGGCTCTTATCCAGAAGCTCTGTCAACAGGTGGAGGCGCTCAAG AATGAAGTCCATGACCTGAGGCTCAACTCGTCAGAGAACGTTGCCTCGCCTCACCACAGGATGTATGGGGACAGTTACGGGGCCGAGGGCCTGCAGGAGAACTACCCACCAGCACAGACCTTCCATGGGGCCCCACTCACTG TTTCCACAACAGGCCCCTCCGTGTATTATAACCAGTCACCAGCTTATAACTCCCAATATCTTCTTCGCACTGCAGCCAATGTTACCCCAACTAAG gcTCCAATGTATGGGATTAACTGTCTGCCACCACAACAGCGCATGTATACGTACCAGCAGCCTACTCACACGCCACCCCTGCAGACCACTCCAGCCTGCATCTATCCTCCCCAAGACCAAGTCTTTGGAGCGCCGCTCCGCTTCGAGTCACCAGCAACCAGTCTCCTATCACCTTACAGTGAAGAGTATTATGGCCATGGAGTCACTCAGCCCACCaccaaccctcccctccctgagcCTGGATACTTTACAAAACCCTCCACCGTTCCTCCGCAACCACCAAAGAGCATTGAGGGGAAGCCCATGGACTTTGGGAAGATCTCCTTCGGGCAGCAAGCCCCAGCTGAAACTCCCAAAGTGCCCAGTTTCGGCGCGGGGATAGTGGCCCAGTCCACCCCCTCTGCCTCATTCAAGTTCAACTCCAACTTCAAATCTAACGACGGGGACTTTACCTTTACGTCTCAGGCTAAAAACAGCGAGAGTCTACTCGGTCTCTTGACATCAGACTTGCCTGCCAAAACTGATGCGACTCCAGAGAACAAGCAACCCGCTATAGAGCAGCCTGGCAGCCAAGGGGGCATCTTCACCTTTGGCAGTAAAGCCACAGCCGGCTTCTCTTTCACAGACGCAGCACAGGGTTCAACTGGCCTATTTGGGAAAACGGAGCAGCCGTTCAGTTTCACCAACGTGGCCACGCCTGCGTTCGGGCTGCCTAGCGCTGCACAGGAGGAGAAGGCGGCCGAAAGCGACAATGAAAGCGCCCACgcggaggaagacgaggacggCCCCCACTTTGAGCCCATCGTCCCCCTTCCCGATAAGGTGGATGTGAAAactggggaggaagaggaggaggagatgttcTGCAACAGGGCAAAGCTCTTCCGATTTGACGCAGACACAAAGGAGTGGAAGGAGAGGGGCCTTGGAAGCTTGAAGATCCTAAAGCACACCACGTCAGGGAAAGTGCGTCTGCTGATGAGGAGGGAGCAGGTCTTGAAGATTTGCGCCAACCATTACATCACTGCGGACATGCTTCTGAAACCAAACGCCGGATCTGACAAGTCCTGGGTCTGGAATGCTGTGGATTACGCCGAAGAAGTTCCCAAGCCCGAGCAGCTTGCTGTTCGCTTCAAGACTGCTGACGAGGCTACACTCTTTCAAATAAAGTTTGAGGAAGCCCAGAAGATCGTGCCCACATCTCCTGAAAAGCATGAGCCATTTGAGAAAAAAGAGGCCTCTCTGAAACCTCCTGCTCCCCAGGCGACGAGTTTGGCATTCCAGTTTGCGAAGAAAGACGGCGAATGGGACTGCAACGTGTGCTGTGTCAGAAATGCCGCCGCAGCGATTCAGTGTGTCGCTTGTCAAAGTGCTAACCCAAATGCTCCATCCAAGTCAGACAGCAATAGTGCAAATGAGGCTAAAGCCTTGACAGGTGGCGTAGCCTCAGTGGGGGGCTTTACTTTTGGATTTGCAGCTGATTCATCAAAAGCCGCTAGCTCAAGCTCCTCTAAAGGATTCGGAGCCATTGGCTGTTCCATGCGTTCTTCGTTCTTTAGAACCGGCAGTAGTCCTACACCTGCTACTTTAGGATCCCAGTTTGTCAAAAAACTAGGCCAGTGGGATTGTGACACGTGTGCTGTGACAAACGAGGCATCCGCAAACAGTTGTGTCTGTTGTCAAACACCAAACCCCTCAGCAAAACCTTCTCCCTCAGCCCCAACTGCCTCTTTCGGGTCAGGTTTTGGAGCTCAGTTTGTAAAGAAATCTGGGCAGTGGGACTGTGACACGTGTGCTGTAAGAAACGAGGCTTCCGCAAACAGTTGTGTCTCATGTCAAACACCAAACCCCTCAGCAAAACCTTCTCCCTCAGCCCCAACTGCCTCTTTCGGGTCAGGTTTTGGAGCCCAGTTTGTAAAGAAATCTGGGCAGTGGGACTGTGACACGTGTGCTGTGAGAAACGAGGCATCCGCAAACAGTTGTGTCTCATGTCAAACTCCTAACCCCTCTCTGAAACCAGCTGCTGCAGTTACATCAACAAAGTCTTCTGCTCAACCCCTTGTGTCTGGTTTTGGAGCTCAGTTTAACAAGAAGGATGGCCAGTGGGACTGTGACACGTGTGCTGTGAGAAACGAGGCCTCCACAAACACTTGTGTCTCTTGTCAAACTCTCAACCCCTCAATTAAAAGCACTGAAGTGGCACCAGCACCATCAAAACTATCAGCGTCAGGATTTGGATCTGCGTCTGGCTTTGGATCAGCCTTTTCTAAAAAGGATGGACAGTGGGACTGCGATGCCTGTCTTGTCAGGAATGATGTTTCCGCCTCTCATTGTGTATCCTGTCAGACGGCAAACCCCAATCCGTCCCTGGCGGCCATGTTTGCTAAGAAGGAAAGCCAGTGGGATTGTGACGCATGCCTTGTGAGAAACGAAGCCTCTGCCAGCCAATGCGTGTCCTGTCAGACGCCAAaccccaatgctaaaaccaCAGTTCTTGCGCCGTCAAGCTCTTCCTTCAGCTTTAGCTTTGGAACCAAGAGTTCCTCCAGTCAACTGGCTGAAACTGGCTTCAAAACTGCTTTCACTTCCGCCAATGCTTTTAAGTTTGGTTCAAGCAAAGATAAAAGCTCCCCTGCTTCCTTCAAGTTTGAGGCTCCTCCTTCAACTGAGGATAATCCCCCCACTGCTGCAGGCTTCTCGTTTACCATGCCCGTCCCAGCCGGTGGTTTCAAATTTGGCACTCAGGAAACCCCTGCAGCTGACGCTACATCACTGGGGTCAGGGTCTGCATCCATGTTTTTAAAGAACATAGCCGAGCAACAccgggagaaagagaaggagtccGTTGTCCCAATATCTGCATCAGAAGCACTTGTCGATAAGACAAACCAAGATGAAAATCCCCTCTTCACTGGGAAGCCCAACACATTCACTTTTGCAGACTTGTCAAAATCCTCACAGGGAGACTTTCAATTTGGCCAGACTGATCCTAATTTCAGAGGCTTCGTGAGAGCCGGTGAGCCGCTGTTCACGTCAGTGCGGCCCGGCCAGAGGCCCGAAAGCTCGGCTGATCAGGACGAGGAGGACATGTATAAAACGGAGGAGAATGACGACATCCAGTTTGAGCCGGTTGTCCAGATGCCGGACAAGGTGGATCTGGTCacgggggaggaggacgagcaGGCACTTTACTCTCAGCGTGTGAAACTCTTTCGCTTCGACCCCACCACCAGCCAGTGGAAAGAGCGTGGCGTCGGTCTCCTCAAGTTTCTCAAGAACGCATCTAATGGCAGGCTGAGGGTTTTGATGAGACGAGAGCAGGTCCTGAAGGTCTGTGCCAACCACTGGATCACCACCACTATGAACCTCAAACCCCTGGCCGGTTCAGATAAGGCCTGGATGTGGTTGGCAAACGACTTCTCGGATGGAGATGCCAGATTGGAACAATTGGCTGCCAAGTTTAAAACCCCGGAGCTTGCAGAAGAGTTCAAGCTCAAGTTTGAAGAGTGTCAGAGGCTGCTGTTGGACATACCCTTGCAGACCCCTCACAAGCTGGTTGACACAGGAAGAACTGCACACCTCATTAAGAAAGCTGAGGAGATGAAGTCTGGATTAAAAGACCTCAAGTCCTTCCTCACCGATGACAAAACAAAGATCAAAGACAATGCCAGCCAGGCAGGGGACACAACAGCTAGCAACATCTCCAGTTTAGTCATCAAACCACATGCTGATAGCACAGGCCCTACCTTAGAGTGGGACAATTATGACCTGAGGGAAGAGGCTCTGGATGACAGCGTTGACACGTCGGCCTATGCTTCTCCAATAGCAAGCAGCCCCATCAGGAAGAACCTCTTCCGCTTTGGGGAGCCGACTCCTGGCTTTAGCTTTTGCTTTCAGCCAGTTGTCAGTCCTTCCAAGTCCCCTACCAAGCTAAACCAGAGCGGCGCGTCGGTGGGAACAGACGACGAGAACGATGTGacgcaggaggaggagagggacggaCAGTACTTTGAGCCCGTGGTTCCTCTGCCGGATCTGATCAACACCTCCACCGGAGAGGAAAACGAGCAGGTGCTGTTCAGCCACAGGGCCAAGCTGTATCGCTACGACAAAGACCTTAAACAGTGGAAGGAAAGGGGTATCGGGGATCTCAAGCTGCTGCAGAATTATGACACCAAACGCGTGAGGCTGGTCATGAGGAGAGACCAGGTCCTGAAGATCTGTGCCAACCATTGGATCAACTCAACCATGAAGCTCGAGCCCATGAAGGGTGCTGAGAAGGCCTGGGTCTGGAGTGCTATCGACTTTActgaaggggaggggaaggtggaGCAGTTAGCGGTGAGGTTTAAACTGCAAGACGTGGCCAACTCCTTCAGAGACGTCTTTGATGAGGCCAAGGACGCCCAGGAGAAGGAGATGCTGGTGACTCCAGTTATGGCCACCGAGGCCACACCACATGAGACAGCCACTGGAACGACCACCCCATTATGTGGGAAGGCAGCCATTTCTGTGCTTGAAGAGGCCACCAGGGAACGCACAGAGCTCCCACCCGAGACCTTCCACACGCCAGACAGCAAGTCCTCAACCGCCCCACCACACAGCCTCTTAAACCTGCCCAAGACGGTCGTCTCTCCACCCAAGTTTGTCTttggcacacacaccctccagaaGATCTTTGGCAGCCCCACGTCTTCCTCGGAAACGGAGGGTTCTTCAGCAAGCTCCAAGCCTAGAGACAGCGGCCCAGACCCCCCCACCTCTTCTGCAACCCCTGCCTTCAAGATCCCGGAGAAAG GCTTGGATTTTAGGCTTTTCAAAGATAACCCAATGGCTTTTTGGACCTGCACATCATCCACCCAATCTGAGCCCCCAG TGCCCCCTCAGGACGAGCGAAGCAGCGTCGAGTCTGACCCGGAGGTGGTCTATGTGAGGGAGCCCACCCCGGAGCAAGCTGCGCTAGCCAGGGAGCTGCTGCTGCCCCTCACCTTCTTCTGCTACCAGAATGAGCCGGGCTACATCAGCGATGACCAGCCTGATG ATGAGGACTTTGAGATGGCGGTGAAGGCCTTAAATGGAAGGCTGTATCCTGATCCACTTCAGAGGATAAGCACAATCTCAA GCTCCCAGGTAGAGGCCTCCGGGGTGGATACAGACTGTGAAGTGGTCTGGGAGAAGAAGCCCACTCTCGACGAGGAGCAGAGGGCCAAATGCCTCCTGCTGCCCCCAACCTTCTTCTGCGGGGTGGCCAGTGACAGTGAGGCCGACAAAGACAAGCCTGAAGACTTTGAGACAGAGGTCCGCAAAGCCCATGATGCTCTG AATGCCCAGAGGAGCACAGATGCCGCCCTCTCGTCTCAGACTCCAGGTCAGATGGCTAGCAGTAAGGAGGCTGAAACCTCCACAACAGAGGAACAGATCCCAGCCCAGATTAGAGCCTCCAGCAGCAGCCCTATAGACCTGTCCACCAAGAAGACGGAGGAGAACCCTGAAGCACACACCTCCCCTGCCCCAGCcgtctccccccctgccccagccgtctccccccctgccccagccgtctccccccctgccccagcc gccccagccgtctccccccctgccccagccgtCTCCCCCCCTGCACCAGCCGTCTCCCCCCATCTTCTAGCGGAATCCACCTTTGCTCCAGCCGTCTCCGCCCTGGCTCCAGCCTTCTCCGCCCCTGCTCCATCCAACTATTCGTCAGCTGCAGCAGACTCTACCACTGTCAGCACAAACTTCACCACTACTACTATTACTGAAG aCGCTTCATCCTTTGGCTTTAAGACCGATGTAGGAGGGTTCTCATTCGCTGATCTGGCCCAGAACACTGGGGAATACGCATTTGGACAGTCAG ATTCTAACTTCTCGTGGACAGGCGCTGGTGCCACAGTGTTTGGAGCTGCACCACCACCtaagaaggatggagaggaggcggGGAGCGATGAAGACGATGCTGCTGATAATGCAGACATTCACTTTGAGCCTATAGTGTCATTACCCGAG GTGGAGACCAAgtcgggagaggaggatgaggaaattCTGTTTAAGGAGCGCACCAAGCTGTACCGCTGGGATCGGGACCTGAACCAATGGAAGGAGCGTGGCGTGGGAGACATCAAGATCCTGTACCACCCAGAGAAGAGGTTCTACCGGGTCCTGATGAGGAGGGAGCAGGTGCTGAGGGTGTGTGCGAACCACACCATCTCCCTGGCCATGGACCTCAAACCCATGAACACCTCCGCCCAAGCGCTGGTCTGGACCGCCACAGATCACGCTG aggGCGAGGGCAAAGTGGAACAACTGGCTGCCAAGTTTAAAACACCCGAGCTGGCCGAGTCCTTCAGGAAAACCTTCACCGAGTGTCAGAGCCGCATGGGCCAATCAGATTCCTTGGCTATGACGTCACCCCAGATGTCCAGAGCCCAGGAGCACTCCCGAGAGTCCAACCCCCGAGTCTACCTCACCATCACTGCCGACACCGAGGCGCTAGGAACCGTCGTCATCGAGCTGTTCTCCCACATCGTTCCCAAAACGGCAGAGAACTTCCGGATCCTGTGCACAGGACAGAAGGGCTTCGGCCTCCGCGACTCCATCTTCCACAGGGTCGTTCCTGACTTCATGTGCCAA GGTGGAGACATCACCAGCCAGGATGGAACTGGAGGCAAATCAATCTACGGGGGGAAGTTTGAGGACGAGAACTTTGACGTGCGCCACACGGGTCCAGGCCTGCTCTCCATGGCCAACCGGGGGCGGGACACCAACAACTCCCAGTTCTTCATCACGCTGAAGAAGGCGGAACATCTGGACTTCAAACACGTGGCCTTTGGCTTCGTCCAGGAGGGCATGGAAACCGTCCGTCAGATGGGCGAACTGGGCACCAAGACGGGCAAGCCCACCAAGAAGATTGTCATCACACAGTGTGGACAGCTGTAG